In one window of Pseudodesulfovibrio sediminis DNA:
- a CDS encoding FAD-dependent oxidoreductase, with protein MITASVLVLFGIGLTAAVILAVASKVLYVYEDPRIAQVESVLAGANCGGCGFPGCAGAAQGVVDGKAGATVCVIGGDEVAKNVAAIMGLDFSSVEKKIAFVDCTGGTRAEEIYEYQGVKDCRAQHMLYSGSKMCPEGCLGYGTCVTACQFGAIAMGPDGYPVVDPELCTACGGCEQVCPRGVITIWGMTARIKHLNENTDCLAPCRQRCPGQINIPRYIEQVSRGDFAGALETIRERIPMPLSIGRVCPHPCEGVCRRGHVDESVGINMIKRFVADWEMNSGQRLPISCAPENGRRVAVVGGGPAGLSCAFFLRRLGYSPTIFESMPKLGGQLRYGIPEYRLPKSVLDWEIEGILGLGVDVVTEQLFGKDFTLDSLAEDGFEAVFLGIGAWMNMTLRIEGEDSIGVETGTEFLTKVGLGVDTGIGKRVVVIGGGNTAIDTARSSVRLGAHVTMMYRRTRDEMPAHIEEIEGAEEESVKYLYLAAPNRIIADESGHVTHVEYIQMQLGEPDDSGRRRPVPIEGSESLIECDTVYTSIGQKPELSCLYDENGACTLEETRWRTLGADPETLQTAIPNVFTGGDMHTGPALVITALGEGRKAARSIDQYLTEGVPHVSSNIQRELIPYTMFTDVPDVGYRKRSALPHQIECDERMCTFKEIEGPLSLEEVKHETCRCLRCGLTCYNRDMVEGQECQAEDCIKNP; from the coding sequence ATGATCACAGCTTCCGTACTCGTCCTGTTCGGCATTGGCCTGACCGCAGCTGTTATCCTGGCTGTGGCTTCCAAGGTGCTCTATGTCTACGAAGATCCACGCATCGCCCAGGTGGAAAGCGTGCTCGCCGGAGCCAACTGCGGAGGCTGCGGCTTCCCCGGTTGCGCAGGAGCCGCCCAGGGCGTTGTCGATGGCAAGGCCGGAGCCACAGTCTGCGTTATCGGAGGGGATGAAGTCGCCAAGAATGTCGCTGCCATCATGGGCCTCGATTTCTCTTCCGTGGAGAAAAAAATCGCCTTTGTAGACTGCACCGGTGGCACCCGCGCTGAAGAAATCTATGAATATCAAGGCGTCAAGGATTGCCGCGCCCAACACATGCTGTACAGCGGCTCCAAGATGTGCCCTGAGGGATGTCTCGGATACGGCACCTGCGTGACAGCCTGTCAGTTTGGCGCCATTGCCATGGGGCCAGACGGTTACCCCGTAGTCGACCCGGAACTCTGCACCGCATGCGGTGGATGTGAACAGGTCTGTCCACGCGGCGTCATCACCATCTGGGGCATGACCGCACGGATCAAACATCTCAACGAGAACACGGACTGCCTGGCCCCGTGTCGGCAGCGCTGCCCCGGACAGATCAATATTCCCCGCTATATTGAACAGGTTTCACGCGGTGACTTCGCCGGTGCACTGGAAACCATTCGTGAACGCATTCCCATGCCCCTGTCCATCGGACGAGTCTGCCCTCACCCCTGTGAAGGCGTCTGCCGCCGCGGTCATGTCGACGAATCTGTCGGTATCAACATGATCAAACGGTTTGTAGCCGACTGGGAAATGAACTCCGGTCAACGTCTGCCCATCTCCTGCGCCCCGGAAAATGGCCGAAGAGTTGCCGTGGTCGGTGGTGGTCCGGCCGGACTTTCCTGCGCCTTCTTCCTGCGCAGACTGGGATACAGTCCGACCATCTTCGAGTCCATGCCCAAGCTCGGCGGCCAGCTCAGATACGGCATCCCTGAATACAGGTTGCCCAAGTCGGTACTCGACTGGGAGATCGAGGGCATCCTCGGACTGGGGGTTGATGTCGTCACGGAACAACTTTTCGGCAAAGACTTCACACTCGACTCTCTGGCAGAAGACGGCTTCGAGGCAGTCTTCCTCGGCATCGGAGCATGGATGAACATGACCCTCAGGATCGAAGGCGAAGATTCCATCGGCGTGGAAACCGGCACGGAATTCCTGACAAAGGTCGGTCTCGGAGTCGATACCGGCATAGGCAAAAGGGTCGTGGTCATCGGTGGAGGCAACACGGCCATTGATACGGCCCGCTCCAGCGTCAGACTCGGCGCACACGTCACCATGATGTACCGGCGCACCAGAGACGAGATGCCGGCGCACATAGAGGAAATAGAAGGAGCGGAAGAGGAAAGTGTCAAGTACCTGTATCTCGCCGCCCCCAACCGTATCATCGCGGATGAGTCCGGCCATGTAACACACGTCGAATACATCCAGATGCAACTGGGCGAACCCGATGACTCCGGCCGTCGCCGCCCTGTTCCCATTGAAGGTTCGGAATCGCTCATAGAGTGCGATACGGTCTATACTTCCATAGGCCAAAAACCCGAACTCTCATGTCTATATGATGAAAACGGCGCATGTACACTGGAAGAGACTCGATGGCGCACCCTGGGTGCCGACCCGGAGACCCTGCAAACAGCCATTCCCAATGTGTTCACAGGCGGCGACATGCACACCGGGCCGGCGCTGGTAATCACTGCGCTGGGTGAAGGTCGAAAAGCAGCCAGATCAATAGATCAATATCTGACTGAAGGCGTGCCCCATGTCTCCTCAAACATACAGCGCGAACTGATTCCGTACACCATGTTTACTGACGTCCCGGATGTCGGCTACAGGAAACGCTCCGCTCTACCACATCAAATAGAATGTGATGAACGGATGTGCACATTCAAGGAAATTGAAGGCCCGTTGAGCCTGGAAGAAGTCAAACATGAAACATGCAGATGCCTTCGTTGCGGCCTGACCTGCTATAATAGAGATATGGTGGAAGGGCAGGAATGTCAGGCAGAGGATTGTATCAAAAATCCCTAA
- the rnfG gene encoding RnfABCDGE type electron transport complex subunit G: MREMIKMILVLSLICGLSGLTLATVREATSKRIEEQVLTYVQGPALDQIFSDYENNPVNDRKVFELPEGAVTVFPFMKGGKLEGVAFETFGVGYGGKVGIMVGFTLDGTTLQGIGITTMKETPGLGARATEPVFRDQFKGLATDSIALDKQGGTIAAISGATITSTATVTAVNEAIQIFDRIKDKLPNAWGP; encoded by the coding sequence ATGAGAGAAATGATCAAAATGATTCTGGTCCTGTCGCTCATCTGCGGCCTGTCCGGACTGACCCTGGCCACGGTCCGGGAAGCCACCAGCAAACGTATTGAAGAGCAGGTTCTTACCTACGTCCAAGGCCCGGCTCTTGATCAAATATTCAGCGACTACGAAAACAATCCCGTCAATGACCGCAAGGTCTTCGAGCTCCCCGAAGGGGCTGTCACTGTCTTTCCGTTCATGAAGGGAGGCAAACTCGAAGGCGTGGCCTTTGAAACCTTCGGCGTCGGCTATGGCGGCAAGGTCGGCATCATGGTCGGCTTCACGCTTGACGGGACCACCCTCCAGGGGATCGGCATCACCACCATGAAGGAAACCCCCGGCCTCGGAGCGCGCGCAACCGAGCCCGTCTTCCGAGACCAGTTCAAGGGGCTCGCCACCGACTCGATCGCTCTGGATAAACAGGGCGGCACCATCGCGGCCATATCCGGTGCGACCATTACCTCGACCGCAACGGTGACAGCCGTCAATGAAGCCATACAGATTTTCGATAGAATCAAGGACAAACTCCCCAACGCATGGGGTCCCTAG
- a CDS encoding MoaD/ThiS family protein, which translates to MGIEIKCFATLTKYLPENKDDYPIEEGETIKSLVQKLDIPEKDVTLIFINSLRSEIDSEIVDGDRVGLFPPVGGG; encoded by the coding sequence ATGGGTATTGAAATTAAATGCTTTGCAACACTGACTAAGTATCTTCCTGAAAACAAGGATGATTACCCCATTGAAGAGGGGGAAACCATCAAGTCACTTGTTCAGAAGCTCGACATTCCTGAAAAGGATGTCACATTGATTTTCATCAACTCTCTGCGTTCCGAGATCGACAGTGAAATCGTTGACGGTGATCGTGTCGGCCTGTTTCCCCCGGTTGGTGGTGGCTAA
- a CDS encoding aldehyde ferredoxin oxidoreductase family protein, producing MAQILRINCRTKEYSFEDVGPYVNLGGRALTSRLINKEVPADCHPLSAENKLVFATGLLGGSTAANSGRVSVGTKSPLTGGIKESNSGGLFAHKMPKMGLIAIVLEDKPAEDAPFSTLFITDGKVEFRDASDIVGLNTYPGHDKLLAEYGNKLCAAMIGPAGETVRKTATIQFTDPYKRPARSAGRGGTGAVMGSKKIKAIVLDPEFANKVSAADNDAFKAARSTWVEILKGHPVTAEGLPAFGTSVLVNVINEAGAMPTKNFRLGQCDHAADISGEKIAELIEARGGKTTEGCHAGCIIQCSQQYNDADGNYVSSGFEYETVWAFGANALIKDMDDIAALDRLCDEKGMDTIEIGNTVAIAMDGGIIPWGDGKAAIELLEKVGTGDPMGMIMGNGVTFAGGAFGVDRLPVVKNQSMPAYDPRAVKGVGVTYATTAMGADHTAGYGVTANVLGVGGTVDGHKKEGNIELSKNLQVATAAIDSMGFCLFVAFAVLDSENGVQTMADLVQSYTGNAFSVDDLVALGAGAMKDEQEFNERAGFTKMDDKLPRFFETDLLPPHDVVWDFDEDELQGAKV from the coding sequence ATGGCCCAGATTCTCAGAATCAATTGTCGTACCAAAGAGTACAGTTTCGAAGATGTCGGTCCCTACGTCAACCTTGGCGGTCGCGCGCTGACTTCTCGTCTCATCAACAAGGAAGTTCCGGCAGATTGTCACCCCCTTTCCGCCGAGAACAAACTGGTCTTCGCCACTGGTTTGCTGGGTGGTTCCACCGCTGCAAACTCCGGTCGAGTGTCTGTCGGCACAAAATCCCCGTTGACCGGCGGCATCAAGGAGTCCAACTCCGGTGGTCTGTTTGCTCACAAAATGCCCAAGATGGGTCTCATCGCCATCGTGCTTGAGGACAAACCCGCCGAAGACGCACCTTTTTCCACTCTGTTCATCACTGATGGTAAGGTTGAATTCCGCGATGCTTCTGACATCGTCGGACTGAACACCTACCCTGGTCACGACAAACTTCTGGCCGAATACGGCAACAAGCTGTGTGCCGCCATGATCGGACCCGCTGGTGAAACTGTCCGCAAGACTGCTACCATTCAGTTCACCGATCCTTACAAACGCCCTGCCCGCTCTGCCGGACGCGGTGGCACCGGTGCTGTCATGGGTTCCAAGAAGATCAAAGCCATCGTGCTTGATCCCGAATTTGCCAACAAGGTTTCCGCAGCAGACAACGACGCTTTCAAAGCCGCTCGCTCCACTTGGGTTGAAATCCTCAAGGGTCACCCCGTCACCGCTGAAGGTCTGCCTGCGTTCGGTACTTCCGTTCTGGTTAACGTCATCAACGAAGCCGGCGCAATGCCCACCAAGAACTTCCGTCTTGGCCAGTGCGACCACGCTGCTGATATCTCCGGTGAGAAAATCGCCGAACTCATTGAAGCTCGCGGTGGTAAGACCACTGAAGGTTGTCACGCCGGTTGCATCATCCAGTGCTCGCAGCAGTACAACGACGCTGACGGAAACTACGTCAGCTCCGGTTTCGAGTACGAAACCGTGTGGGCATTCGGTGCAAACGCATTGATTAAAGACATGGATGACATCGCTGCTCTGGACCGTCTGTGTGACGAAAAAGGCATGGATACCATTGAAATAGGTAACACCGTTGCCATTGCCATGGACGGCGGCATCATCCCCTGGGGTGATGGCAAAGCCGCTATTGAACTGCTTGAAAAAGTCGGCACCGGAGATCCCATGGGTATGATCATGGGTAACGGCGTAACCTTCGCTGGTGGCGCATTCGGCGTAGATCGCCTCCCGGTTGTCAAGAACCAGTCCATGCCTGCTTATGACCCCCGTGCGGTCAAGGGTGTCGGCGTTACTTACGCAACCACCGCCATGGGCGCTGACCACACCGCAGGCTACGGCGTAACCGCCAACGTCTTGGGTGTCGGCGGAACCGTCGATGGTCACAAGAAGGAAGGCAACATCGAGTTGTCCAAGAACCTTCAGGTTGCCACCGCTGCAATCGACTCCATGGGCTTCTGCCTGTTCGTTGCTTTCGCTGTCCTCGACTCCGAGAACGGCGTTCAGACCATGGCCGACCTGGTACAGTCCTACACCGGCAATGCCTTCTCCGTCGATGATCTGGTCGCCCTGGGCGCCGGAGCCATGAAAGACGAGCAGGAGTTCAACGAGCGTGCAGGTTTCACCAAGATGGATGACAAACTGCCCCGCTTCTTCGAAACCGACCTGCTGCCTCCTCATGACGTGGTATGGGACTTCGACGAAGACGAACTGCAGGGTGCCAAGGTTTAA
- a CDS encoding substrate-binding domain-containing protein codes for MKRLITLSIALLVVLSMVLPASAGKTLMMATTTSTANTGLLDELIVPQYMKDTGVEIKFLAVGTGKALKMAENCDVDVVLVHAPGAEKAYMDKGVLIDRVELMYNDFVIIGPESDPAGVKGMNVAEALKVIAEKQAVFASRGDNSGTNKKELSLWKAAGMAVPEKAAWYIQTGQGMLPTINIANEKNGYTMTDRGTYIKYADTNGGNPPLKVLVEGDKVLFNQYSALAVNTKLCKDAQYDLAKQYISWMASPATQKAIGDFKLLGKKLFIPNAK; via the coding sequence ATGAAACGACTGATCACCCTTTCCATCGCACTGCTCGTCGTCCTGAGCATGGTCTTGCCCGCTTCAGCCGGCAAAACACTCATGATGGCGACCACTACAAGCACTGCCAACACCGGCCTGCTGGATGAACTGATTGTCCCCCAATACATGAAAGACACTGGTGTCGAAATCAAGTTCCTTGCCGTTGGGACAGGTAAAGCCCTGAAAATGGCTGAGAATTGCGACGTCGATGTCGTTCTCGTCCATGCTCCTGGCGCTGAAAAGGCATACATGGACAAAGGCGTTCTCATTGACCGCGTTGAGCTCATGTACAACGACTTCGTCATCATCGGCCCCGAATCTGATCCTGCAGGTGTCAAAGGCATGAACGTTGCCGAAGCCCTGAAGGTCATCGCTGAGAAACAGGCTGTTTTCGCAAGCCGTGGCGACAACTCCGGCACCAACAAAAAGGAACTCTCCCTGTGGAAGGCCGCGGGCATGGCTGTCCCTGAAAAGGCCGCATGGTACATTCAGACCGGTCAGGGAATGCTCCCGACCATCAACATTGCCAACGAAAAAAACGGCTACACCATGACTGACCGTGGTACCTACATCAAATACGCTGATACCAATGGTGGCAATCCGCCCCTGAAGGTTCTGGTCGAAGGTGACAAGGTCCTCTTCAACCAGTACAGCGCTCTGGCAGTAAACACCAAGCTCTGCAAAGATGCCCAGTACGACCTGGCCAAGCAGTACATCTCCTGGATGGCATCTCCCGCTACCCAGAAGGCTATCGGCGACTTCAAGCTTCTCGGTAAAAAGCTCTTCATTCCCAACGCAAAATAA
- a CDS encoding electron transport complex protein RnfA, producing MDYFVLIIAAIFVNNIVLAQYLGNCPFIGTSKESSVAIGMGLAVVFVATMAACITWCVQQFMLAPNDLDYLQTIAFILVIAALVQFVEMFLKKVIPPLYKSLGIFLPLITTNCAVLGIAIICQREEFSFIETLVFSMASGFGFMLALVVLASIRERLDLARVPVSMKGTPLGLIMAGLMSLAFFAFKGMAS from the coding sequence ATGGACTACTTCGTACTCATCATCGCCGCCATCTTTGTCAACAACATCGTATTGGCGCAGTATCTTGGCAACTGCCCATTCATCGGCACATCCAAAGAGTCCAGTGTCGCCATAGGCATGGGCCTGGCCGTTGTCTTCGTGGCCACAATGGCGGCATGCATCACCTGGTGTGTACAACAATTCATGCTGGCCCCCAATGATTTGGACTACCTTCAGACCATAGCCTTTATTCTGGTTATTGCCGCATTGGTCCAATTCGTGGAAATGTTCCTGAAAAAAGTCATCCCTCCGCTCTACAAATCTCTGGGCATCTTTCTACCGTTGATCACCACGAACTGTGCGGTTCTCGGTATCGCCATCATCTGCCAGCGAGAAGAATTTTCCTTCATCGAAACACTCGTCTTTTCCATGGCATCCGGTTTCGGTTTCATGCTCGCCCTTGTGGTACTGGCAAGTATACGAGAACGTCTAGATCTTGCACGAGTTCCCGTGTCCATGAAAGGCACCCCGCTCGGACTGATCATGGCCGGATTGATGTCCCTCGCATTCTTCGCATTCAAAGGCATGGCCTCCTAG
- a CDS encoding DUF2059 domain-containing protein, translated as MKRIFVIAFFILSLLLIWSPARAEPPTKESMMDMIELSGALEMMQPMLEQLRARAQTQIKHQNPNMPEKALTIINEEMQAGVKIMVMEILAKMADYYSKHLTQNEVDEIITIYKSPAWKKYVAVGKQYLADEYVTLLQVEIPRMTKELLMRVFTRLENKGLLKNNEKGA; from the coding sequence ATGAAGCGCATTTTCGTCATAGCATTCTTCATTCTCTCACTCCTTCTGATCTGGAGTCCGGCCAGAGCCGAGCCGCCCACCAAAGAAAGTATGATGGACATGATTGAACTTTCCGGTGCTCTGGAAATGATGCAACCGATGCTTGAACAACTGAGAGCAAGAGCCCAGACACAAATTAAACATCAAAACCCCAACATGCCTGAAAAAGCGCTCACCATCATAAATGAGGAGATGCAGGCAGGCGTCAAGATCATGGTCATGGAAATACTGGCCAAAATGGCGGACTACTATTCCAAGCACTTAACGCAAAATGAGGTCGATGAAATCATCACGATTTACAAGTCTCCGGCCTGGAAAAAATATGTCGCTGTCGGAAAACAATATTTGGCTGATGAATACGTTACACTCCTTCAGGTCGAGATACCCCGCATGACCAAGGAACTCCTCATGCGCGTATTTACCCGTCTGGAAAACAAAGGCCTGCTCAAGAACAACGAAAAGGGGGCATAA
- a CDS encoding HesA/MoeB/ThiF family protein translates to MPLISEALLKCARPVSFPWGEDGLAVSDQDIAAIAADFSIPGHSVEAQALKNGIYPDRYSRNMTSISPKDQIQLLESKVALVGLGGLGGTLLEVLLRLGVGTIYAADGDTFEASNLNRQMLSTPANLNVHKADAALERASLINPSVTLKAHNEFLDQSTLPDFLDECDIAIDALGGLKTRLHLQQAAAYAKIPLVTGALAGWTGYVGVVQPGNIGPADIMGHDNAAEEELGCPCPAVTVIASLMATEIVKVLTQNSNTLEGKMLLVDLASSTFETIVL, encoded by the coding sequence ATGCCCTTGATTTCTGAAGCATTACTCAAATGCGCCAGACCTGTTTCTTTTCCCTGGGGGGAAGACGGATTAGCCGTATCTGATCAAGATATCGCTGCCATTGCCGCGGACTTTTCCATTCCAGGGCACAGCGTAGAAGCACAGGCACTCAAAAACGGAATCTATCCGGACCGCTACTCGCGGAATATGACCTCCATATCACCGAAGGATCAAATTCAGCTCCTTGAGTCAAAAGTGGCGCTCGTTGGCCTCGGCGGACTGGGCGGCACACTCCTTGAGGTGCTCCTCAGACTCGGAGTCGGCACTATTTATGCCGCTGATGGGGACACTTTTGAAGCGAGCAATCTTAACAGACAAATGCTGTCTACTCCCGCCAATCTGAATGTTCACAAGGCTGACGCCGCTCTTGAACGTGCGTCCCTTATCAACCCTTCCGTGACACTCAAAGCGCACAACGAATTTCTGGATCAAAGCACGCTTCCTGACTTTCTGGATGAATGCGATATCGCCATTGACGCACTGGGCGGTCTTAAAACTCGCCTTCATCTTCAACAGGCAGCAGCGTACGCGAAGATACCCCTTGTGACCGGAGCACTGGCCGGTTGGACCGGGTATGTTGGCGTTGTTCAGCCCGGCAATATCGGGCCGGCCGACATAATGGGACATGACAATGCGGCAGAAGAGGAACTCGGCTGCCCCTGTCCTGCTGTTACAGTTATCGCTTCACTCATGGCGACAGAGATAGTCAAAGTACTGACCCAAAATAGCAATACACTAGAGGGGAAAATGCTTCTTGTGGACCTTGCATCGTCGACATTCGAAACGATTGTTTTATAA
- the rsxE gene encoding electron transport complex subunit RsxE, translating to MSTLWKELSKGLWQDLPPFKLVLGLCPVLAVTKTAYNGFGMGLAVIFVLALSNLLVSLLRKVIPAKVRIACFIVVAASLVVCVELLMQAYAYPLYQQLGIFVPLIVVNCIILGRAEAFASKNPILLAVADGLGMGIGYTLSLTFLGSIRELFGYGTWFGMQVMGDWYEPFTFMVEAPGAFVCLGVVLAGMNLLTNWQRKSKGLEAVEGPVHDCKTCGMCATKPGA from the coding sequence ATGAGCACATTGTGGAAAGAACTCTCAAAAGGTCTCTGGCAGGACCTGCCGCCGTTCAAACTGGTTCTCGGCCTGTGTCCGGTACTGGCTGTCACCAAAACAGCGTATAACGGTTTCGGCATGGGGTTGGCCGTCATTTTTGTCCTGGCCCTGTCCAACCTGTTGGTGTCCCTTCTGCGGAAGGTCATCCCGGCCAAGGTGCGCATCGCCTGCTTCATCGTGGTCGCTGCCTCTCTGGTGGTCTGCGTTGAACTACTCATGCAGGCCTATGCCTATCCGCTCTACCAGCAGCTCGGCATCTTCGTCCCGCTCATTGTGGTCAACTGCATCATCCTGGGCCGCGCCGAAGCCTTCGCCTCCAAGAACCCGATTCTTCTGGCCGTGGCCGATGGACTTGGCATGGGCATAGGCTACACTCTTTCCCTGACGTTTCTCGGCTCCATTCGTGAACTTTTCGGATACGGGACATGGTTCGGCATGCAGGTCATGGGCGACTGGTATGAGCCTTTCACCTTCATGGTGGAAGCACCCGGCGCTTTCGTCTGCCTGGGTGTCGTGTTGGCAGGCATGAATCTTCTGACCAACTGGCAGCGCAAATCAAAAGGACTGGAAGCGGTTGAAGGCCCTGTTCACGACTGCAAAACCTGCGGCATGTGCGCAACCAAACCGGGAGCATAA
- a CDS encoding winged helix-turn-helix domain-containing protein, which produces MTKNQEAVLRLRVWIDQEEKTYIGIGSTLLLQHIEELGSLRKAAEALGMSYRRAWGKLKSAEERIGRPLVEKTKGKGQRFHLSPFGKELMDKFLHFYLDVEDYATKRASELLEMDVKKSGEFYRNDTH; this is translated from the coding sequence ATGACTAAAAATCAAGAAGCAGTCCTCAGACTACGTGTATGGATTGATCAGGAAGAAAAAACCTACATTGGCATCGGCAGCACCCTTCTGCTCCAACACATTGAAGAACTTGGCTCTTTGAGAAAAGCAGCTGAAGCCCTGGGCATGTCTTATCGACGTGCATGGGGTAAACTGAAAAGTGCTGAAGAGCGAATTGGGCGCCCTCTTGTGGAAAAAACCAAAGGAAAAGGACAACGATTTCATTTGTCCCCCTTTGGAAAAGAACTTATGGATAAATTTCTACACTTCTATCTAGATGTAGAAGATTATGCTACAAAGCGTGCATCGGAACTATTGGAAATGGATGTTAAAAAATCCGGCGAATTCTATAGAAACGATACACATTAA
- a CDS encoding RnfABCDGE type electron transport complex subunit D: MLRPLQPLLTVAVPPHVHCGRSIKRYMLETLIALLPAVVMAVIVFKLDGLRVMALSCSIAVATEAACNRLMNREQTVDDWSALLTGLIIAFLLPASAPWWLVTIGAVTSISLGKMIFGGLGGNPLSAPLVGWAICHISWPAFMDTNASMMMSGLPAPLQQIKSFGLESIQHLDPMSLLLGQQLGGLGEVHVLALLAGGIFLLIRHHIRWEIPFGFIAGLLGTATIYWLIDPTAYAQPLFHLMAGGAVFGAFFLATDAASSPVGLVPSLLFGLIGGAMVIIIRVYGIYPDGVPFAILLANLFTPLLDRIRPKPFGGPYSFFDEDTEEAA, from the coding sequence ATGTTAAGGCCTCTCCAGCCCTTACTGACCGTTGCTGTCCCACCTCATGTTCACTGTGGCCGGTCAATCAAACGATACATGCTTGAGACACTCATAGCCTTGTTGCCCGCCGTGGTCATGGCCGTCATCGTCTTCAAACTGGACGGCTTGCGCGTCATGGCCCTGTCCTGTTCAATTGCCGTTGCCACTGAAGCCGCCTGCAACAGACTCATGAACCGCGAACAAACCGTGGACGACTGGAGCGCACTCCTCACAGGATTGATCATTGCCTTCCTGCTCCCCGCATCCGCTCCATGGTGGCTGGTAACCATCGGCGCAGTCACCTCCATAAGTCTGGGCAAGATGATCTTCGGTGGTCTTGGCGGCAACCCGTTGTCCGCGCCACTGGTCGGCTGGGCAATCTGTCACATCTCCTGGCCCGCATTCATGGATACCAATGCTTCCATGATGATGTCCGGCCTTCCCGCGCCCTTACAACAAATCAAGTCCTTCGGTCTGGAATCCATTCAGCACCTTGACCCCATGTCCCTGCTCCTGGGCCAACAACTTGGCGGTCTGGGAGAGGTACACGTTCTCGCCCTGCTCGCCGGCGGCATATTCCTGCTCATACGGCACCATATCCGTTGGGAAATCCCTTTTGGATTCATAGCAGGACTGCTGGGAACAGCCACGATCTACTGGCTTATTGACCCTACTGCATACGCTCAACCTCTTTTCCATCTCATGGCTGGAGGAGCCGTGTTCGGAGCCTTCTTCCTGGCGACGGATGCAGCCTCTTCACCGGTAGGCCTCGTGCCCTCCCTGCTTTTTGGGTTGATAGGGGGCGCCATGGTCATCATCATCCGCGTATACGGCATCTACCCGGACGGTGTGCCCTTTGCCATTTTGCTAGCCAACCTGTTCACACCGCTCCTGGACCGCATCCGGCCCAAACCATTCGGTGGTCCATACTCGTTTTTTGACGAGGACACGGAGGAAGCGGCATGA